The Fortiea contorta PCC 7126 genome has a segment encoding these proteins:
- a CDS encoding DUF3067 family protein, producing the protein MTGQELRQMLVDKWGHSYDVQFRRSQGKIFLQVMWKYLEQASFPMSEDEYQAHLDTIANYLHALGGTTQVQRFITQTRERPRLGKAVSIPLDLGERTSEWIL; encoded by the coding sequence ATGACAGGACAGGAATTACGTCAAATGTTGGTTGACAAGTGGGGACACTCTTATGATGTCCAGTTCCGGCGATCGCAAGGCAAGATATTTCTCCAAGTCATGTGGAAGTATTTAGAGCAAGCCTCTTTCCCCATGAGTGAGGACGAGTATCAAGCCCATCTGGACACTATTGCTAATTATCTTCATGCTTTGGGTGGCACAACGCAAGTGCAAAGATTTATTACACAAACCCGCGAGCGTCCCCGACTGGGCAAAGCTGTCAGTATTCCTCTCGATTTGGGTGAACGCACCTCGGAGTGGATATTATGA
- a CDS encoding tRNA-binding protein — protein MSQISYEDFEKVEIRVGKIIQVEEFTKAKKPAYKLWIDFGDLGVKKSSAQITKLYQHEDLLDKLILAVINFPPRQIADFMSEVLVLGVVLDDGDVVLIQPDRAVPLGKRIL, from the coding sequence ATGTCACAAATTAGCTACGAAGATTTTGAAAAAGTCGAAATTCGTGTTGGTAAAATTATCCAAGTAGAAGAGTTTACTAAAGCAAAAAAACCTGCTTATAAGCTATGGATAGATTTTGGTGATTTGGGTGTGAAAAAATCTAGTGCCCAAATTACCAAGCTTTATCAGCACGAGGATTTATTAGATAAATTAATATTAGCTGTTATCAATTTTCCGCCTCGACAAATTGCCGATTTTATGTCAGAGGTTTTAGTTTTAGGTGTGGTTTTAGATGACGGTGATGTGGTTTTAATTCAACCAGATAGAGCAGTGCCTTTAGGCAAAAGGATTTTATAG
- a CDS encoding DUF433 domain-containing protein has translation MTSASNGQAAIIRTERGLTIAPTRITLYDVIDYLESGWSPKLIRDWLPLTEGQLEVALSYIETHRDEVETEYQTVLQTAQEIQDYWNQKNRERLAKIAKISPKPGQEEIHAKLQAWKTKLGLAP, from the coding sequence ATGACTTCAGCATCAAATGGACAAGCAGCTATCATTCGTACAGAACGCGGACTGACGATCGCTCCTACACGCATTACCCTCTATGATGTGATAGATTATCTTGAATCAGGATGGTCGCCAAAACTCATCCGAGATTGGTTGCCTTTAACAGAAGGACAACTTGAAGTAGCACTCTCCTACATCGAAACCCACCGTGACGAGGTAGAAACTGAGTATCAAACCGTTTTGCAAACAGCGCAGGAAATCCAAGATTATTGGAACCAAAAGAATCGTGAACGGTTAGCAAAAATTGCCAAGATATCTCCCAAACCTGGACAGGAAGAAATTCATGCCAAGCTTCAAGCTTGGAAAACAAAACTAGGGCTAGCTCCATGA
- the tatC gene encoding twin-arginine translocase subunit TatC has product MTPQDTDSALQSAQLGEPTDAADSNSGDIDLEEYSDDDTDPLDELPGEVEMGFFDHLEELRQRIFYGLIAVVVAIVGCFFAVKPIVQLLEVPAQGIKFLQLAPGEYFFVSVKVAAYTGLLLSSPFILYQILQFVLPGLTRRERRLVGPVVLGSSVLFGAGLVFAYSLLIPAALRFFISYGADVVEQLWSIEKYFEFVLLLLFSVGLAFQIPVIQMLLGALGIISSGQMLSGWRFVIMGSVVLGAILTPSTDPLTQSLLAGAVLGLYFGGIGLVKLIGK; this is encoded by the coding sequence AGATACAGATAGTGCATTGCAGTCCGCTCAACTGGGCGAACCCACGGATGCGGCTGATTCCAACTCTGGCGATATTGATTTGGAAGAATATAGCGACGACGACACCGACCCCCTCGATGAATTACCCGGAGAGGTCGAAATGGGCTTCTTCGACCATTTAGAAGAGTTAAGACAGCGAATTTTTTACGGGCTGATTGCGGTAGTGGTGGCCATTGTCGGGTGTTTCTTCGCCGTTAAACCCATTGTTCAGTTACTAGAAGTTCCCGCACAAGGAATCAAATTTCTGCAACTGGCTCCTGGAGAATATTTCTTTGTCTCAGTCAAAGTTGCAGCCTACACAGGCTTGCTGCTTTCTAGTCCGTTCATCCTTTACCAAATTCTCCAGTTTGTCCTTCCTGGACTGACTCGCCGAGAACGCCGCTTAGTGGGGCCAGTGGTTTTAGGGTCAAGTGTGTTATTTGGTGCGGGGTTGGTATTTGCTTATTCTCTGCTCATCCCCGCAGCTTTGAGATTTTTCATCAGTTATGGCGCTGATGTTGTCGAGCAATTGTGGTCGATTGAGAAATATTTTGAATTTGTTTTACTGCTGTTATTCAGCGTTGGTTTAGCATTTCAAATTCCTGTAATTCAAATGCTGCTCGGCGCTTTGGGGATTATTTCTTCGGGACAAATGCTTTCTGGTTGGCGATTTGTAATCATGGGGTCTGTGGTTCTGGGCGCTATTCTCACACCCTCCACCGACCCCCTCACCCAAAGTTTATTAGCAGGGGCGGTGCTAGGACTTTACTTTGGTGGTATTGGCTTAGTGAAGCTGATAGGTAAATGA
- the petC gene encoding cytochrome b6-f complex iron-sulfur subunit, with translation MAQFSESADVPDMGRRQFMNLLTFGTITGVALGALYPVVKYFIPPATGGSGGGTTAKDELGNNVSAAKFLDSHNVGDRALVQGLKGDPTYLVVESKEAIGDYGINAICTHLGCVVPWNVAENKFKCPCHGSQYDATGKVVRGPAPLSLALAHTKVEDDAVVLTPWTETDFRTGEAAWWA, from the coding sequence ATGGCTCAATTTTCTGAATCAGCAGACGTACCCGATATGGGGCGTCGTCAATTCATGAATCTGCTCACTTTTGGGACGATCACTGGAGTGGCTCTGGGAGCATTGTATCCCGTTGTTAAATACTTTATTCCACCTGCGACTGGTGGCAGTGGCGGCGGGACAACGGCAAAAGATGAGCTGGGCAACAATGTTAGTGCCGCTAAATTTCTAGACAGCCATAATGTAGGCGATCGCGCCCTAGTTCAAGGACTAAAAGGCGACCCGACTTATTTAGTTGTAGAAAGCAAAGAAGCGATCGGTGATTACGGCATTAATGCTATTTGTACCCACCTAGGTTGTGTAGTCCCCTGGAACGTGGCTGAGAACAAATTTAAATGTCCTTGCCACGGTTCCCAGTATGATGCAACAGGTAAGGTGGTACGCGGCCCAGCACCACTTTCATTAGCTCTGGCACATACCAAAGTTGAAGACGATGCAGTGGTTTTAACCCCTTGGACTGAAACCGACTTCCGCACCGGCGAAGCAGCTTGGTGGGCTTAA